A genomic stretch from Mesoplodon densirostris isolate mMesDen1 chromosome 3, mMesDen1 primary haplotype, whole genome shotgun sequence includes:
- the SNX18 gene encoding sorting nexin-18, whose protein sequence is MALRARALYDFRSENPGEISLREHEVLSLCSEQDIEGWLEGINSRGDRGLFPASYVQVIRAPEPGPAGDGGPGAPARYANVPPGGFEPLPAVPPASFKPTPDAFQPLLQPQQAPPPSTFQPPGAGFSYGGGALQPSPQQLYGGGYQASQGSDDDWDDEWDDSSTVADEPGVLGSGAYPDLDGSSSGGVGAAGRYRLSTRTDLSLGSRGGSAAPQHHPSGAKSSATVSRNLNRFSTFVKSGGEAFVLGEASGFVKDGDKLCVVLGPYGPEWQENPYPFQCTIDDPTKQTKFKGMKSYISYKLVPTHTQVPVHRRYKHFDWLYARLAEKFPVISVPHLPEKQATGRFEEDFISKRRKGLIWWMNHMASHPVLAQCDVFQHFLTCPSSTDEKAWKQGKRKAEKDEMVGANFFLTLSTPPAAALDLQEVESKIDGFKCFTKKMDDSALQLNHTANEFARKQVTGFKKEYQKVGQSFRGLSQAFELDQQAFSAGLNQAIAFTGDAYDAIGELFAEQPRQDLDPVMDLLALYQGHLANFPDIIHVQKGALTKVKESRRHVEEGKMEVQKADGIQDRCNTISFATLAEIHHFHQIRVRDFKSQMQHFLQQQIIFFQKVTQKLEEALHKYDSV, encoded by the exons ATGGCGCTGCGCGCCCGGGCGCTGTACGACTTCAGGTCGGAGAACCCGGGCGAGATCTCGCTGCGGGAGCACGAGGTGCTGAGCCTGTGCAGCGAGCAGGACATAGAGGGCTGGCTCGAGGGGATCAACAGCCGCGGGGACCGCGGCCTCTTCCCGGCCTCGTACGTGCAGGTGATCCGAGCCCCCGAGCCCGGCCCGGCGGGCGACGGCGGCCCGGGCGCCCCGGCCCGCTACGCCAACGTGCCACCCGGCGGTTTCGAGCCCCTGCCCGCCGTGCCGCCCGCCTCCTTCAAGCCGACGCCCGACGCCTTCCAGCCGCTGCTGCAACCGCAGCAGGCGCCACCGCCGAGCACCTTCCAGCCGCCGGGCGCTGGCTTCTCGTATGGCGGGGGTGCCCTGCAGCCGTCGCCGCAGCAGCTCTACGGCGGCGGCTACCAAGCCAGCCAGGGGAGCGACGATGACTGGGACGACGAGTGGGACGACAGCTCCACGGTGGCTGACGAGCCTGGCGTGCTGGGCAGCGGCGCGTACCCGGACCTCGACGGCTCGTCGTCGGGGGGCGTCGGCGCTGCGGGCCGCTACCGCCTGTCTACGCGCACCGATTTGTCGCTGGGCTCCCGCGGCGGCTCGGCGGCCCCGCAGCACCACCCGTCGGGGGCCAAGAGCTCGGCCACCGTGAGCCGCAACCTCAACCGCTTCTCCACCTTCGTCAAGTCGGGCGGGGAGGCTTTCGTGCTGGGCGAGGCGTCGGGCTTCGTGAAGGACGGGGACAAGCTGTGCGTGGTGCTGGGGCCCTACGGCCCCGAGTGGCAGGAGAACCCCTACCCCTTCCAGTGCACCATCGACGACCCCACCAAACAGACCAAGTTTAAGGGCATGAAGAGCTACATCTCCTACAAGCTGGTGCCCACGCACACGCAGGTGCCAGTGCACCGGCGCTACAAGCACTTTGACTGGCTGTATGCGCGCCTGGCCGAGAAGTTCCCCGTCATCTCGGTGCCCCACCTGCCCGAGAAGCAGGCCACCGGCCGCTTCGAGGAGGACTTCATCTCCAAGCGCAGGAAGGGCCTGATCTGGTGGATGAACCACATGGCCAGCCACCCGGTGCTGGCGCAGTGCGACGTCTTCCAGCACTTCCTGACCTGCCCCAGCAGCACCGACGAGAAGGCCTGGAAACAGGGCAAGAGGAAGGCCGAGAAGGATGAGATGGTGGGCGCCAACTTCTTCCTGACCCTGAGCACACCCCCCGCCGCTGCCCTCGACCTGCAGGAGGTGGAGAGCAAGATCGACGGCTTCAAGTGCTTCACCAAGAAGATGGACGACAGCGCGCTGCAGCTCAACCACACGGCCAATGAATTCGCACGCAAGCAGGTGACGGGCTTCAAGAAGGAGTATCAGAAGGTGGGCCAGTCCTTCCGCGGCCTCAGCCAGGCCTTTGAGCTGGACCAGCAGGCCTTCTCGGCCGGCCTGAACCAGGCCATCGCCTTCACCGGAGATGCCTACGACGCCATCGGCGAGCTCTTCGCCGAGCAGCCCAGGCAGGATCTGGACCCCGTCATGGACCTGTTAGCGCTGTATCAGGGGCACCTGGCCAACTTCCCCGACATCATCCACGTTCAGAAAG gaGCTCTTACCAAAGTAAAGGAGAGTAGGCGACACGTGGAAGAAGGGAAGATGGAGGTCCAGAAGGCTGATGGCATTCAGGATCGCTGTAACACTATTTCTTTTGCCACTTTGGCAGAAATTCACCACTTCCATCAAATTCGAGTAAGAGACTTTAAATCACAGATGCAGCATTTCTTacaacaacaaataatatttttccaaaaagtgACGCAGAAGTTGGAAGAGGCTCTTCACAAATATGATAGTGTTTAA